In Drosophila santomea strain STO CAGO 1482 chromosome 3L, Prin_Dsan_1.1, whole genome shotgun sequence, a single window of DNA contains:
- the LOC120448476 gene encoding uncharacterized protein LOC120448476, with protein MEDAQEAKRVQLLDLPTEVMQMVMGHLDLYRHKLLREAAEELKQISTAYILHHHKRYEAAHREGPSENGSKRIMLQILRSTMRHFSDEDSESDLAISLLHFHDRETAFYGEADQLGKFLSHFLFLKEQSSTKFSAERLKLNRLHYTMTVFSLLRQFRKFRIVGFGKTLWHWNVEVELANTFIGIIDEERASFHTVESQRRIYFISILAELLFHEKTNKNYGGQRGSEGTLYTYSVQPNSNAIRNPRMFIKFMVQGPQFLIDFLQDLISGKEDPHKPFHLPPGTDFSIRVETRCKRGPQFVYFGNLNFNMLGCSELS; from the exons ATGGAGGATGCCCAAGAAGCCAAGCGAGTGCAGCTGCTGGACCTGCCGACTGAGGTAATGCAGATGGTCATGGGTCACTTGGACCTATACCGCCACAAGTTGCTACGGGAAGCTGCGGAGGAACTGAAGCAGATCAGCACGGCGTACATATTGCACCATCACAAGCGCTATGAGGCGGCCCATAGGGAAGGACCTTCGGAGAACGGCAGTAAAAGGATCATGCTGCAG ATCCTACGCTCAACCATGAGGCACTTTTCCGACGAGGATAGCGAGTCGGACCTGGCCATCAGTCTGCTGCACTTCCACGACAGGGAGACGGCTTTTTATGGCGAGGCTGATCAGCTGGGCAAGTTCCTCTCCCACTTCCTGTTCCTCAAGGAGCAATCCTCCACCAAATTCAGTGCTGAGCGCCTAAAACTTAACCGCCTACATTACACAATGACAGTGTTCAGCCTGCTGCGG CAATTTCGGAAGTTTAGGATCGTGGGATTTGGCAAAACCCTCTGGCACTGGAACGTGGAGGTGGAGTTGGCCAACACCTTCATCGGCATCATTGACGAGGAAAGGGCAAGCTTCCACACCGTGGAGTCCCAACGACGCATCTACTTCATCTCCATTCTGGCCGAGCTGCTCTTCCACGAGAAGACCAACAAAAACTATGG TGGACAGAGAGGCTCTGAGGGCACCTTGTACACCTACAGCGTTCAACCTAACTCGAATGCTATTCGCAATCCCCGGATGTTCATAAAGTTTATGGTACAGGGTCCGCAGTTTCTCATTGACTTCCTGCAGGACCTAATCAGCGGAAAGGAGGATCCTCACAAGCCGTTTCACTTGCCACCAGGAACCGACTTTTCCATCCGAGTTGAGACCAGGTGCAAGCGAGGGCCACAATTTGTATACTTTGGCAACTTGAACTTTAATATGTTGGGATGCAGTGAACTGTCTTAG
- the LOC120448570 gene encoding AFG3-like protein 2 — translation MAFRLLGTAKTMAGMMRRNYTAGSLAGKGQRTHMGATGAGVYILPTELSPLLRYVVKQIQLLCKKPPKGFEKYFEAGGKSSGQPKGSVGDKKPPSGSSKSASEKPSTSAPASAKPSRSQTDAKSDWNFGMFSNSSRGPAGKGGNSLGGRPLGETGGGGDRERWILLGAIGAVVLVGSFAFFEMGYKEISWKEFVNSYLSKGVVEKLEVVNKKWVRVRLQQNSNSGSGVLWFNIGSVDSFERNLETAQTEQGTESINFVPVIYRNEVEAASLTGLLPTLLIIGFLVYMMRKSADMMGGGRGRQGGGLFGGVMQSTAKLTNPNEIGVGFKDVAGCEEAKIEIMEFVNFLKNPQQYIDLGAKIPKGAMLTGPPGTGKTLLAKATAGEANVPFITVSGSEFLEMFVGVGPSRVRDMFAMARKHAPCILFIDEIDAVGRKRGGKTFGGHSEQENTLNQLLVEMDGFNTTTNVVVLAATNRVDILDKALMRPGRFDRQIYVPAPDIKGRASIFKVHLGNLKTTLDKNELSRKMAALTPGFTGADIANVCNEAALIAARDSKDSIVLKHFEQAIERVIAGMEKKTNVLAPEEKRTVAHHEAGHAVAGWFLEHADPLLKVSIIPRGKGLGYAQYLPKDHYLLSKEQLFDRMCMTLGGRVAEELFFNRITTGAQDDLKKITDIAYSQVVRFGMNEKVGQVSFDVGQAGDPVFSKPYSEDTAQLIDNEVRSIIKCAHEATTSLLTKHKENVQKVAERLLQNEVLSRDDMIELLGPRPFKEKSTYEEFVEGTGSFEEDTTLPEGLKSWNKEKERTEPLDAGSTPTPPPTKPVTAQSS, via the exons ATGGCTTTCCGGCTGCTTGGCACGGCCAAAACGATGGCCGGAATGATGCGGCGCAACTACACGGCGGGTTCCCTGGCGGGAAAG GGacaacgcacacacatggGAGCCACGGGCGCCGGGGTTTACATCCTGCCCACGGAGCTGTCGCCCCTGCTGCGCTATGTGGTCAAACAGATCCAGTTGCTCTGCAAAAAGCCGCCAAAAGGATtcgagaaatattttgaagcCGGCGGCAAGTCGTCTGGTCAACCGAAAGGATCCGTTGGCGATAAGAAGCCACCTTCGGGTTCCAGTAAATCCGCCTCGGAGAAGCCCAGCACATCAGCACCCGCCTCGGCTAAACCCAGCAGGTCTCAAACAGATGCGAAATCTGACTGGAACTTCGGCATGTTCAGCAACAGTTCGAGAGGGCCGGCAGGAAAAGGAGGCAACTCGCTGGGCGGACGACCTCTGGGCGAAACCGGCGGCGGCGGAGACAGGGAGCGATGGATCCTTCTGGGTGCCATCGGAGCCGTCGTCCTGGTGGGTTCGTTCGCCTTCTTCGAGATGGGCTACAAGGAGATCTCTTGGAAGGAGTTCGTCAACAG CTACTTGTCAAAGGGCGTCGTGGAAAAGCTGGAGGTGGTTAACAAGAAGTGGGTGCGAGTGCGTCTGCAGCagaacagcaacagcggcagTGGCGTCTTGTGGTTCAACATCGGCAGTGTTGATAGCTTTGAGCGAAACCTGGAGACGGCCCAGACGGAACAGGGAACGGAGTCCATCAACTTTGTGCCCGTAATCTACCGCAACGAGGTGGAGGCCGCTAGTCTGACAGGTCTGCTGCCCACACTGCTCATCATTGGCTTCCTGGTCTATATGATGCGCAAGTCGGCCGATATGATGGGTGGAGGCCGTGGACGCCAGGGTGGTGGCCTTTTTGGTGGCGTCATGCAGTCCACCGCCAAGCTCACCAATCCCAATGAGATTGGTGTGGGTTTCAA GGACGTGGCCGGTTGCGAGGAGGCCAAAATCGAAATCATGGAGTTCGTGAACTTCCTGAAGAACCCGCAGCAGTATATCGATTTAGGCGCTAAGATACCAAAGGGTGCCATGCTTACTGGCCCACCCGGAACGGGTAAAACGCTTTTGGCGAAGGCCACCGCTGGCGAGGCTAATGTGCCATTCATCACCGTGTCGGGATCCGAGTTCCTCGAGatgtttgtgggcgtggggCCTTCTCGTGTCCGCGACATGTTCGCCATGGCCCGAAAGCATGCCCCCTGCATCCTCTTCATCGACGAAATCGATGCTGTGGGTCGCAAACGTGGTGGCAAGACCTTCGGCGGCCACTCGGAGCAAGAGAATACCCTCAACCAACTTCTGGTGGAAATGGATGGCTTCAATACCACTACGAATGTGGTCGTTCTGGCGGCCACCAATCGTGTTGATATTCTGGACAAGGCTCTTATGCGACCAGGTCGTTTCGATCGGCAGATATATGTCCCAGCACCTGATATTAAGGGCAGGGCGAGCATCTTTAAGGTGCATCTGGGTAACCTGAAGACGACGCTGGATAAGAATGAGCTGAGCAGGAAAATGGCTGCACTGACACCAGGCTTCACAGGCGCCGACATTGCCAATGTGTGTAACGAAGCAGCTTTGATTGCTGCCCGCGACTCTAAGGATTCGATTGTGCTCAAGCACTTCGAGCAGGCCATTGAGCGTGTTATCGCCGGCATGGAGAAGAAGACCAATGTTCTGGCGCCGGAGGAAAAGCGAACGGTGGCACACCACGAGGCTGGCCATGCGGTGGCCGGTTGGTTCCTGGAGCACGCCGATCCCCTGCTGAAGGTCTCGATTATACCACGCGGCAAGGGTTTGGGCTACGCCCAGTACCTGCCTAAGGATCACTACTTGCTTTCCAAGGAGCAGTTGTTCGATCGCATGTGCATGACGCTCGGCGGCCGTGTGGCCGAAGAGCTGTTCTTTAATCGCATTACCACTGGTGCCCAGGATGATCTGAAGAAAATCACCGATATTGCCTACTCCCAGGTGGTGCGTTTCGGCATGAACGAGAAGGTTGGGCAGGTTAGCTTCGACGTGGGCCAGGCCGGAGATCCCGTTTTCAGCAAGCCCTACTCGGAGGACACTGCTCAACTGATCGACAACGAGGTGAGGTCGATTATCAAATGTGCGCACGAGGCCACCACTAGTCTGCTGACCAAGCACAAGGAGAATGTTCAAAAAGTGGCGGAAAGACTGCTCCAAAACGAAGTGCTCAGTCGTGATGACATGATTGAGCTGCTGGGCCCACGACCCTTCAAGGAGAAGTCAACCTACGAGGAGTTCGTAGAGGGAACTGGCTCCTTCGAGGAGGACACCACGCTGCCTGAGGGCCTTAAGAGCTGGAATAAGGAAAAGGAACGAACGGAGCCTCTGGACGCTGGCAGCACGCCCACACCGCCGCCCACCAAGCCCGTTACTGCCCAGAGCAGTTAG